The following are encoded in a window of Trichocoleus sp. genomic DNA:
- a CDS encoding CPP1-like family protein, whose amino-acid sequence MSDNNPYERLGVDENASFDEVQEARNRLVEEHSSDRKLVEAIETAYDAILMDRLRMRQEGKIKVPDRIRFPERLADPPPEFTPSPTQQTPDWLQKFIDTPSRNDILLPAGLFSVAGVIVLVTQPALPLAIGIGFSIYFLNRKENKFGRAILLTLAGLIVGVALGSVLAQWLQPQLASLALSADAFAAMTTFLILWLISSFLR is encoded by the coding sequence ATGAGTGACAACAATCCCTATGAGAGGCTTGGGGTGGATGAAAATGCATCATTTGATGAAGTACAGGAGGCTCGAAACCGTTTAGTTGAGGAGCATAGCAGCGATCGGAAGCTGGTTGAGGCAATTGAAACCGCCTATGATGCTATTTTGATGGATCGACTGAGAATGCGGCAGGAAGGCAAGATTAAAGTGCCCGATCGCATTCGCTTTCCGGAACGCCTTGCTGACCCTCCCCCTGAATTTACTCCATCACCGACTCAGCAAACTCCGGACTGGCTACAAAAATTCATTGATACGCCAAGCCGAAACGATATTTTACTTCCGGCAGGATTGTTTTCTGTGGCTGGAGTAATTGTCCTAGTGACGCAACCTGCTTTGCCCCTTGCCATTGGCATTGGTTTTAGTATTTATTTTCTCAACCGCAAGGAGAATAAATTCGGTCGAGCAATTTTGCTGACTTTAGCAGGCTTGATTGTGGGAGTTGCGCTTGGCTCAGTCCTAGCACAGTGGCTACAACCGCAGCTTGCTTCACTGGCGCTTTCTGCCGATGCTTTTGCAGCAATGACTACCTTTTTGATTCTGTGGTTGATTAGCAGTTTCTTAAGGTAG
- a CDS encoding response regulator transcription factor translates to MASAKILVVDDDPAIRTLIHRFLSKQNYQLESAEDGKTALAVFEQFNPDLVILDVNLPDATGYNLCQEMQSRTGVFVLMLTSRSDEADKIRGFSQGADDYLTKPFSLGELEVRVGAILKRQRPVTTAEQQCLTFNGLMIDPVRREVTLNGDIVPLTALEFDLLHFLASHPGRVWRRAELIQKVWDYEYVGDQRVVDVHIGQIRKKIEIDTSQPALIQTVRGVGYKFEAPLLDKGDVAAP, encoded by the coding sequence ATGGCTTCAGCCAAGATTCTAGTAGTTGATGATGACCCTGCGATCCGGACGCTCATTCACCGATTTCTATCAAAGCAGAATTACCAACTTGAATCTGCCGAGGACGGTAAAACCGCTCTGGCAGTCTTTGAGCAGTTCAACCCAGATTTGGTAATTCTCGATGTCAATTTACCTGATGCTACAGGATATAACCTCTGTCAAGAAATGCAAAGCCGGACAGGGGTGTTTGTTCTAATGTTGACTAGCCGCAGCGATGAGGCAGACAAAATTAGAGGATTCTCGCAGGGGGCAGATGACTATCTAACTAAGCCTTTTAGCTTAGGTGAGCTTGAAGTCCGGGTTGGGGCAATTCTAAAGCGGCAGCGTCCAGTGACAACCGCTGAGCAGCAGTGTCTCACTTTCAATGGGTTAATGATTGATCCGGTTCGTCGGGAAGTCACGCTGAATGGTGATATTGTTCCCCTCACAGCCCTGGAGTTTGATCTGTTGCACTTTCTGGCAAGCCATCCAGGGCGAGTCTGGCGACGCGCAGAACTCATTCAGAAAGTCTGGGATTATGAATATGTGGGCGATCAGCGCGTTGTGGACGTGCATATTGGACAGATTCGCAAGAAGATCGAAATTGATACTTCTCAACCTGCCCTAATTCAAACGGTTCGAGGCGTTGGCTATAAATTTGAGGCACCGCTGCTCGACAAGGGAGATGTTGCTGCTCCGTAA
- a CDS encoding type I glyceraldehyde-3-phosphate dehydrogenase produces MIRVAINGFGRIGRNFLRCWLTRQDSQIEVVAINDTSDPRTNAHLLKYDSMLGKLNADISADDNTITVNGKVIKCTSDRNPLNLPWGAWDIDLVIESTGVFTSKEGASKHLEAGAKKVLITAPGKGDDGTFVVGVNDKDYDHNKHVVISNASCTTNCLAPIAKVMHESFGIIKGTMTTTHSYTGDQRLLDASHRDLRRARAAALNIVPTTTGAAKAVALVLPELKGKLNGIALRVPTPNVSVVDLVIQVERPTIVEQVNEALKQAAEGPLKGVLAYTELELVSCDHRATDESSIVDANLTMVMGGDMVKVVAWYDNEWGYSQRVVDLAEIVAQKWSA; encoded by the coding sequence GTGATTAGAGTAGCGATCAACGGTTTTGGACGCATCGGTCGGAACTTCTTACGATGCTGGTTGACCCGGCAAGATAGCCAGATCGAAGTCGTCGCAATTAACGATACTTCTGACCCCAGAACCAATGCTCACCTGTTGAAATATGACTCGATGCTGGGGAAGCTGAATGCAGATATCAGCGCCGATGACAACACCATTACAGTAAATGGCAAAGTCATCAAATGTACGTCTGACCGGAATCCTCTTAACTTGCCCTGGGGAGCCTGGGATATTGATCTCGTTATTGAATCAACAGGGGTATTCACTTCTAAAGAAGGCGCATCCAAGCACCTAGAAGCAGGTGCAAAGAAAGTGCTGATTACGGCTCCCGGTAAGGGTGACGACGGAACTTTCGTGGTGGGCGTCAATGACAAAGACTATGACCACAATAAGCACGTCGTTATCAGCAATGCGAGCTGTACCACGAACTGTCTTGCCCCGATCGCCAAAGTGATGCATGAGAGTTTTGGCATTATCAAAGGCACAATGACCACCACTCACAGCTACACCGGAGACCAGAGGCTTCTGGATGCTAGCCACCGGGATTTGCGTCGTGCTCGTGCAGCTGCGCTGAATATTGTTCCAACCACAACAGGTGCAGCGAAGGCAGTTGCGCTTGTTCTGCCCGAACTGAAAGGCAAACTTAACGGGATTGCGCTGCGAGTTCCAACTCCAAACGTTTCCGTAGTTGACCTTGTGATTCAAGTTGAAAGACCGACAATCGTCGAGCAGGTGAACGAAGCTCTCAAGCAAGCTGCTGAAGGTCCTTTGAAAGGCGTCTTAGCCTACACCGAACTTGAACTTGTTTCTTGTGATCACCGCGCCACTGATGAATCTTCGATCGTTGATGCTAATCTGACCATGGTAATGGGCGGCGATATGGTGAAGGTCGTTGCCTGGTATGACAATGAGTGGGGCTATAGTCAGCGAGTTGTTGATCTGGCTGAAATCGTTGCTCAGAAGTGGTCTGCGTAG
- the nadD gene encoding nicotinate (nicotinamide) nucleotide adenylyltransferase produces MQKLAIFGGTFNPVHRGHLLAAETALCQFNLDQILWVPTYCPSYKNPADLPDFTHRLAMVRVATSQLQSKTIALVASDFSFAIDTFTVLQARYPQSEWYWILGLDSFQSLPRWYRRHELIPSCTWLVAPRTSTPLHRVSEPASSDRLSTSLSTSIGEQVSRTLAAEAISIEWQPLEMPLIDVSSSLVRQYCREGKPIDALLPNSVQNYIQAHHLYQS; encoded by the coding sequence ATGCAAAAATTAGCAATTTTCGGCGGAACCTTCAATCCGGTGCATAGAGGGCATCTGCTGGCAGCAGAAACAGCACTTTGCCAATTTAATCTCGACCAAATTCTTTGGGTTCCAACCTACTGCCCTTCCTACAAAAATCCGGCAGACCTACCTGACTTTACCCATCGCCTCGCTATGGTTCGTGTAGCAACCTCTCAGTTGCAGTCCAAGACAATCGCACTCGTTGCCTCAGATTTTTCCTTTGCAATTGATACATTCACTGTTTTGCAAGCAAGATATCCCCAAAGTGAGTGGTATTGGATCTTAGGACTCGACAGTTTTCAGTCACTGCCCCGCTGGTATCGACGACATGAACTCATCCCGTCCTGTACCTGGTTAGTAGCTCCGCGTACCTCAACCCCACTTCATCGCGTTTCGGAGCCTGCTTCGAGCGATCGACTGAGCACTTCTCTGAGCACTTCTATCGGTGAGCAGGTCAGCCGAACGTTGGCAGCCGAAGCAATCTCTATCGAATGGCAGCCGTTAGAGATGCCGCTAATAGATGTGTCGTCAAGTTTAGTGCGTCAGTACTGCCGGGAGGGGAAGCCGATCGATGCCCTACTTCCGAACTCTGTGCAGAATTACATTCAGGCACATCATCTATACCAATCATAG
- the murC gene encoding UDP-N-acetylmuramate--L-alanine ligase translates to MLNSVDFSGRPFHFIGIGGIGMSALAYVLTKRNLPVSGSDLSLSHITQRLQAQGAHIFWSQDAANLEAFRAGEAVTPSETRLPQVVCSTAINPANPEYRAALELGCPILHRSELLAALIKESKGIAVAGTHGKTTTSSMIGYLLLKAGLDPTIVVGGEVDAWEGNAWAGEGEYLVAEADESDGSLVRFNAEIGVITNVELDHPDHYTTLDEVIATFKTFASQCRITIGCIDCEIVREVIQPTISYSLHPETQADYTVDHVSYSGNGVTAHVRERGQLLGQLNLTLLGQHNLSNALAAIAVGRLVGLEFAQIASILSTFVGARRRFEHRGEYNHILLIDDYAHHPSEIEATLAAARLRAQTTTPARRVVAIFQPHRYSRTQTFLAEFGQAFADADLVVTTDIYSAGEPVGQVTGQQMAETIAAHHPNVAYQPTLQAMTAYLLETLMPGDLALFLGAGNLNRIIPELAVFYQQIDENKSHICVS, encoded by the coding sequence ATGCTGAATTCTGTTGACTTCAGCGGGAGACCATTTCATTTCATCGGAATTGGTGGAATTGGAATGTCGGCTCTCGCGTATGTACTCACCAAACGTAATCTGCCCGTTTCTGGTTCTGATTTGAGCCTCAGCCATATTACGCAACGACTCCAGGCGCAGGGCGCTCATATCTTTTGGAGTCAAGATGCAGCCAATTTAGAGGCATTTCGAGCCGGAGAGGCTGTAACTCCATCAGAGACAAGATTGCCTCAAGTGGTCTGTTCGACGGCTATCAATCCAGCAAATCCAGAATATCGGGCGGCTCTTGAACTGGGCTGTCCGATTTTGCATCGCTCGGAACTGCTGGCAGCTCTAATTAAAGAGTCCAAAGGGATTGCTGTTGCGGGCACTCATGGCAAGACGACAACGAGTAGCATGATTGGCTACCTTCTGTTAAAAGCTGGACTAGATCCAACAATCGTGGTTGGGGGAGAAGTCGATGCTTGGGAAGGTAATGCCTGGGCTGGTGAAGGTGAATACCTCGTTGCAGAAGCGGATGAATCTGACGGCTCTTTAGTGAGATTCAATGCAGAAATTGGCGTTATTACCAATGTAGAACTTGATCACCCAGACCACTACACGACGTTAGATGAGGTGATTGCTACATTCAAAACTTTTGCTAGTCAGTGCCGTATTACGATCGGCTGTATTGACTGTGAAATTGTCCGAGAGGTGATTCAGCCAACGATTAGCTATAGTTTGCATCCAGAAACACAAGCAGATTACACCGTTGATCATGTGAGCTACAGCGGCAATGGCGTTACAGCTCACGTTCGGGAACGGGGTCAGTTACTGGGGCAGCTAAATCTTACTTTGCTGGGTCAGCACAATCTCAGTAATGCATTAGCGGCGATTGCAGTTGGACGGCTCGTTGGCTTGGAATTCGCGCAGATTGCCTCTATCCTATCTACGTTCGTTGGGGCACGTCGTCGCTTTGAGCATCGAGGCGAGTACAATCACATTCTTTTGATCGATGACTATGCTCATCATCCCAGCGAGATTGAGGCAACTTTAGCGGCTGCACGTCTCCGCGCCCAAACCACAACGCCTGCTCGTCGAGTTGTTGCCATTTTTCAACCCCATCGATACAGCCGAACTCAAACTTTTCTGGCAGAATTTGGTCAAGCGTTTGCAGATGCTGACTTAGTTGTCACAACAGACATTTACAGTGCAGGCGAGCCAGTAGGACAGGTAACCGGGCAACAAATGGCAGAGACGATCGCTGCTCATCATCCCAACGTTGCTTATCAACCCACCCTTCAGGCAATGACTGCCTATCTGCTAGAAACTCTCATGCCCGGAGATCTGGCCCTGTTCCTAGGAGCAGGCAATCTGAATCGGATCATCCCAGAGTTAGCTGTGTTTTATCAGCAGATCGATGAGAATAAATCGCACATCTGCGTCAGTTAA
- the murB gene encoding UDP-N-acetylmuramate dehydrogenase yields MSDTSYSRFLPLGRQLQPIPLPGTDCLIKPKVSLATLTSFRVGGPAELYVAPRRIDELQASFAWAQERGIPVTLLGAGSNLLVSDRGLVGLVICTRHLRYTHFDDETGQVTAGAGVPIARLAWQAAERGWQGLEWSVGIPGTVGGAVVMNAGAHHACAADILVNTQVLGLSGETHLLTPNQLNYSYRTSSLQTSAPNSEQIIQLVTQATMQLTPGADPAKVAAVTTDHLNSRRNSQPYHLPSCGSVFRNPSSYKAGWLIEQAGLKGYQIGGAQIAQRHANFILNCGGATASDIFHLIRHIQEEVEKRWSLCLEPEVKMLGEFQPA; encoded by the coding sequence GTGTCTGACACCAGCTACTCTCGTTTTTTGCCTTTAGGACGGCAGCTTCAGCCAATTCCTCTCCCTGGCACAGACTGCCTCATTAAGCCCAAGGTTTCTCTCGCAACGCTAACATCCTTCCGTGTTGGTGGTCCCGCAGAGCTGTACGTTGCACCTCGACGCATTGATGAGCTTCAAGCAAGTTTTGCCTGGGCACAGGAGCGAGGCATCCCGGTGACGCTGCTTGGGGCGGGTAGCAACCTGCTAGTGAGCGATCGAGGGTTGGTTGGCTTAGTCATCTGTACGCGCCATCTTCGCTACACCCACTTTGATGATGAGACAGGACAGGTCACTGCTGGAGCCGGAGTACCGATCGCGCGTCTGGCTTGGCAAGCAGCGGAGCGAGGCTGGCAGGGCTTAGAGTGGTCAGTTGGCATTCCCGGTACGGTAGGTGGGGCAGTTGTGATGAATGCTGGAGCACATCATGCCTGTGCTGCCGATATTCTTGTAAATACCCAAGTTCTGGGCTTATCTGGCGAGACGCATCTCCTGACACCTAACCAACTGAACTATAGCTACCGGACTTCGAGCCTACAAACAAGCGCTCCAAACAGTGAGCAGATCATCCAACTGGTGACGCAAGCAACCATGCAGCTAACACCAGGAGCCGATCCAGCAAAAGTGGCTGCAGTGACAACTGATCACTTAAACAGCCGCCGTAATTCCCAGCCTTATCATCTACCCAGTTGCGGCAGCGTATTCCGCAATCCCAGCTCTTATAAAGCAGGTTGGCTGATTGAGCAGGCAGGTCTGAAAGGGTATCAGATTGGTGGTGCCCAAATTGCCCAACGCCACGCAAATTTTATCCTAAACTGTGGTGGTGCTACGGCGAGTGACATTTTCCATCTGATTCGCCACATTCAAGAAGAGGTTGAGAAGCGTTGGTCGCTTTGTTTGGAACCAGAAGTAAAGATGCTGGGTGAGTTTCAGCCTGCTTAG
- a CDS encoding YbaB/EbfC family nucleoid-associated protein translates to MSKGQGFGFGLGKMKELTEAFKKAQQVQEGAKKLQEELEQMEIEGEAGGGLVKVVLTGNQEPRRVEISPDALGEGAEVLSDLVSTAMKDAYNKSTATMRERMEELTSGLNIPGL, encoded by the coding sequence ATGTCAAAAGGACAAGGTTTCGGCTTCGGTTTAGGCAAAATGAAGGAATTGACCGAGGCATTTAAAAAGGCTCAACAGGTTCAAGAAGGCGCGAAGAAGCTGCAAGAAGAACTCGAGCAAATGGAAATTGAGGGAGAAGCAGGGGGTGGTTTGGTCAAGGTTGTGTTAACCGGCAACCAAGAGCCTCGTCGAGTTGAAATCTCTCCAGATGCGTTAGGCGAAGGCGCAGAAGTGTTGTCTGATCTGGTATCAACAGCAATGAAGGACGCCTACAACAAATCTACGGCAACGATGCGTGAGCGCATGGAAGAATTGACCTCTGGCTTAAATATTCCAGGTCTGTAA
- a CDS encoding N-acetylmuramoyl-L-alanine amidase yields the protein MGRIFVAAGDGETADCRIAPIGAVDRTTAAQETALLRDRIVQMLKSGGYEALAVPDGLSVSQAIDWINYRCRAGDVALSLQIVSTAASKTRGATAFYSANNDQRRAQAERILQLYLLRVPQLLNRGAKPDTFTALGRLAFCRQVIIPSLQLEAGDFSHADDRQIFQKQPQEVALGIAEGLAAWGRAMVPSQTPRPYPAVALQVNGAPYDEPGIMIEGNAYVPADLIDQFGIELPLSSAVRRVEYQNVVYVQAIDLRDYHLALDWDNANQTLNLRSTLLLAPHQLERIMGRGTTSDVQLMMFLKSCNADSLAQFPELTKLYREEAAIEGVNHDIAFAQMCLETDFLQFLPDLKPEHNNFGGLGAISSDGLAHFSSARIGIRAQIQHLKAYATTEPLVQALVDPRFHCVRRGIAPTVTLLSGRWSAAADYGDRILAIAKRLYEFTDYL from the coding sequence ATGGGACGAATTTTTGTTGCAGCAGGCGATGGAGAAACAGCGGATTGCCGGATTGCACCCATAGGAGCAGTCGATCGAACTACTGCTGCTCAAGAAACGGCTTTATTGCGCGATCGAATTGTGCAAATGCTTAAATCAGGTGGTTATGAGGCGCTGGCAGTCCCTGATGGGTTGAGCGTGAGTCAGGCGATCGACTGGATTAATTACCGGTGTCGGGCAGGAGATGTTGCGTTATCGCTACAGATTGTTTCTACAGCAGCAAGCAAGACCCGAGGAGCAACTGCCTTCTATAGTGCTAATAACGATCAGCGTCGCGCTCAAGCAGAGCGAATCCTCCAACTCTATTTACTGCGAGTACCACAACTGCTGAATCGGGGGGCAAAACCAGATACTTTCACTGCCCTCGGTCGGCTTGCTTTCTGTCGGCAGGTGATCATTCCCTCACTTCAGTTAGAAGCTGGGGATTTTAGCCATGCTGACGATCGCCAGATCTTTCAGAAGCAGCCACAAGAGGTTGCGCTAGGAATCGCAGAAGGCTTAGCAGCCTGGGGCCGGGCAATGGTTCCCTCCCAAACGCCACGCCCTTATCCAGCAGTTGCACTGCAAGTGAACGGAGCACCCTATGATGAGCCGGGAATTATGATCGAGGGCAATGCTTATGTGCCTGCTGATTTAATCGACCAGTTCGGCATTGAGCTACCGCTCAGTTCGGCTGTGCGTCGGGTGGAATATCAAAATGTAGTTTATGTGCAGGCGATCGATCTGCGCGATTACCATCTGGCTTTGGACTGGGACAATGCCAATCAGACGCTAAATCTACGATCGACGCTCTTGCTCGCCCCCCATCAGCTTGAGCGAATTATGGGACGAGGCACAACCTCTGACGTGCAATTAATGATGTTTCTTAAAAGCTGTAATGCAGACAGCCTAGCTCAGTTTCCAGAGCTAACCAAGCTCTACCGGGAAGAAGCAGCGATCGAGGGGGTTAATCACGATATTGCCTTTGCCCAGATGTGCCTGGAAACAGACTTTCTCCAGTTTTTGCCAGACCTTAAACCAGAACACAATAACTTCGGTGGGCTGGGAGCGATCAGCAGCGATGGTCTTGCTCACTTCAGCAGTGCCCGGATTGGCATTCGAGCTCAAATCCAACACTTGAAGGCATATGCAACAACGGAACCCCTTGTCCAGGCATTGGTTGATCCTCGCTTTCATTGCGTGCGGCGAGGCATCGCTCCAACCGTGACTCTGTTAAGCGGACGCTGGTCAGCAGCAGCAGACTACGGCGATCGAATTCTGGCGATCGCAAAACGGCTGTACGAGTTTACAGACTATCTATAA
- the dnaG gene encoding DNA primase produces the protein MDIPRLHPDTVEEVKQRVDIVDVISEHVVLRKRGKDFTGLCPFHDDKSPSFSVSPGKQFYYCFSCGAGGNAIKFLMELGKRPFADVVLDLAKRYQVSVKTLEPAERQELQRQLSLREQLYEILVLAAKFYEHALYQEQGQVALTYLREQRQLSEATIQQFQLGYAPVGWQTLYGYLVEQKRFPVELVEKAGLLVPRQEGKGYYDRFRDRLMIPILDLQGRVIGFGGRSLGDEQPKYLNSPETELFDKGKTLFGLDKARAKIAKNDRAVVVEGYFDVIALHAAGITNAVASLGTALSVHQVRQLLRYTESKQIVLNFDADAAGVKAADRAIGEVADLAYQGEIQLRVLNLPQGKDPDEFLKTASAADYRDLLEEAPLWIDWQIQQILQQANLQKADEFQQSTQEMVKLLGHLPNATLRTHYIHRCAELLSQGNARFAVQLESDLRTQVRGQRWHGRSQKWQRPGDRTLLEESEAQLLRLYLHLPEYRTLIMEALDERDLDFSLSHHRFLWQQILELQDNHSESKTDLVAQLRDRCTDFPEKWAQVYSLFQLDEKAQRDILRAPLVIRAASACLEQIMCEKRYRHFNELWKQTDCIQSAELAQHYQQQMYAEKQRIRELEQEQRSVSFSDLAHLPWLGDLYESREEGEMAQDTHPEAFLSPHP, from the coding sequence ATGGATATCCCCCGCCTGCACCCCGATACGGTCGAAGAAGTCAAGCAACGGGTTGACATTGTTGATGTTATCTCTGAGCATGTTGTGCTGCGAAAGCGAGGGAAAGACTTTACAGGGCTTTGCCCGTTCCATGACGACAAGTCTCCCAGTTTCAGTGTCAGTCCTGGCAAACAGTTCTATTACTGCTTCAGTTGTGGTGCGGGGGGCAATGCCATCAAGTTTTTGATGGAGTTGGGCAAGCGTCCCTTTGCTGATGTGGTTCTGGATCTAGCAAAACGCTATCAGGTTTCGGTCAAAACCCTCGAACCAGCCGAGCGTCAGGAGCTTCAGCGACAACTCTCCCTACGAGAGCAGCTTTACGAGATTTTGGTCCTTGCTGCCAAGTTTTATGAACATGCGTTGTATCAAGAGCAAGGACAGGTCGCCCTGACTTACCTAAGGGAGCAGCGGCAGTTAAGTGAAGCGACGATTCAACAATTTCAGCTTGGCTATGCCCCAGTAGGCTGGCAGACGCTCTATGGCTATCTGGTAGAGCAGAAGCGATTTCCAGTAGAACTGGTTGAGAAGGCAGGATTGCTTGTTCCTCGTCAGGAAGGGAAAGGCTACTACGATCGATTCCGCGATCGGCTGATGATTCCCATTCTCGATCTACAGGGGCGGGTGATTGGTTTTGGGGGGCGTAGCCTGGGTGATGAGCAACCCAAGTATCTCAACTCGCCGGAAACAGAGCTATTTGATAAAGGCAAAACGCTGTTTGGGCTAGACAAAGCCAGAGCCAAGATTGCCAAAAACGATCGTGCCGTTGTGGTTGAGGGCTACTTCGATGTCATTGCGCTCCATGCGGCTGGGATTACCAATGCCGTTGCTTCTCTGGGCACTGCCCTGAGCGTACATCAGGTTCGACAGCTATTGCGCTACACCGAGTCGAAGCAAATTGTACTGAATTTTGATGCGGATGCAGCAGGTGTCAAAGCGGCAGATCGGGCGATCGGTGAAGTTGCAGATTTGGCATATCAGGGCGAAATCCAGCTGCGGGTGCTCAATCTACCGCAAGGGAAAGACCCAGACGAATTTCTCAAAACTGCCAGCGCAGCAGATTATCGTGACTTGTTGGAAGAGGCACCGCTCTGGATTGATTGGCAGATTCAGCAAATTTTGCAGCAAGCGAACTTGCAGAAAGCTGATGAGTTTCAGCAAAGCACTCAGGAAATGGTCAAGCTTTTGGGGCATTTACCCAACGCGACGCTCCGTACCCATTACATTCATCGTTGTGCCGAGCTGCTAAGCCAGGGAAATGCCCGGTTTGCAGTGCAACTGGAATCAGATCTGCGAACCCAGGTTAGAGGACAACGCTGGCACGGTCGATCGCAAAAATGGCAGCGTCCAGGCGATCGAACCCTTTTGGAAGAATCAGAAGCTCAACTGCTGCGCCTTTATTTGCATCTGCCAGAGTATCGCACTTTGATCATGGAAGCCTTAGATGAGCGCGATCTAGACTTTAGCCTCTCGCATCACCGCTTTCTCTGGCAGCAAATTCTAGAACTGCAAGATAACCATTCTGAGAGTAAGACCGATCTGGTCGCTCAACTGCGCGATCGCTGTACTGATTTTCCAGAAAAGTGGGCACAGGTCTATTCGCTCTTTCAGCTAGACGAAAAAGCACAGCGAGATATCTTACGTGCTCCGCTTGTGATTCGAGCAGCAAGTGCTTGCCTGGAGCAAATCATGTGCGAAAAACGCTACCGTCACTTCAACGAACTCTGGAAGCAAACAGACTGCATTCAATCGGCAGAGCTTGCTCAACATTATCAGCAGCAAATGTATGCCGAGAAGCAACGTATTCGGGAACTTGAACAAGAACAGCGGAGCGTTTCTTTCTCTGACTTAGCCCATCTTCCTTGGCTTGGTGATCTCTATGAGAGCCGGGAAGAGGGAGAAATGGCTCAAGACACCCACCCTGAAGCCTTCCTCTCTCCTCATCCCTAA
- a CDS encoding pentapeptide repeat-containing protein produces MMGWFCLLRSVLRFHVILGITVFFLSWVYSPLAWAEDYNKGFLVNTDFSEKVLTDSSFTKANLRGSNFSHADLQGVSFFGANLEGVNLEGANLSLATLDTARLVGANLKDAVLEGAFAFNTKFNDAVIDGADFTDVLLRDDMQAVLCKVAKGVNPTTGRKTRETLDC; encoded by the coding sequence ATGATGGGTTGGTTCTGTCTATTGCGATCAGTCTTGCGGTTTCACGTCATTCTAGGAATTACCGTTTTTTTCCTAAGCTGGGTTTATTCACCGCTTGCCTGGGCAGAAGACTACAATAAGGGGTTTCTTGTTAATACTGATTTTTCAGAAAAAGTGCTAACAGACTCCAGCTTTACTAAGGCAAACCTACGCGGCAGCAACTTCAGCCATGCAGATCTTCAGGGTGTGAGCTTCTTTGGCGCAAACTTAGAAGGAGTCAATCTGGAAGGAGCAAATTTGAGTTTGGCAACGCTGGATACAGCCCGTTTAGTAGGGGCAAACCTGAAAGATGCAGTGCTCGAAGGCGCGTTTGCATTTAACACTAAGTTTAATGATGCCGTGATTGACGGCGCAGATTTTACAGACGTCCTGTTGCGCGATGATATGCAGGCAGTGCTCTGTAAAGTTGCGAAAGGCGTTAACCCTACAACGGGACGCAAAACGCGAGAGACGCTGGACTGTTAG
- a CDS encoding YraN family protein → MNQPPARRSPTKRRIAALDTGMLAEMLVAQWLTLHSWTILQRRWRCRWGELDLVAYSESIAAQPQSLESPLIFVEVKARSTGNWDENGLMAITTQKQAKLWQAAKIFLSDYPTLAELPCRFDVALVYNEPVRRVSPSTPLVTSDSLELPTSIELGQPVTIAGYCLTLQHYIQDAFEQSF, encoded by the coding sequence ATGAACCAACCTCCTGCCCGTCGATCGCCTACAAAACGTCGAATTGCTGCCCTCGATACCGGAATGCTGGCAGAAATGTTGGTGGCGCAATGGCTTACTTTACACAGCTGGACAATTTTGCAAAGGCGCTGGCGATGTCGTTGGGGAGAGTTAGACCTTGTTGCCTATTCTGAGTCGATCGCGGCTCAGCCTCAAAGCTTAGAATCTCCCCTTATCTTTGTTGAAGTCAAAGCTCGTAGTACCGGAAATTGGGATGAGAATGGGCTGATGGCAATTACCACTCAAAAGCAAGCCAAGCTCTGGCAAGCTGCAAAGATCTTTTTGTCTGATTATCCTACTCTGGCAGAACTGCCTTGTCGCTTTGATGTGGCGCTAGTCTACAACGAGCCTGTGCGTCGAGTTTCGCCTTCAACACCGCTTGTGACATCCGATTCCCTGGAACTACCAACTTCGATTGAACTGGGTCAGCCTGTCACGATCGCTGGATATTGCTTGACGCTTCAGCACTACATTCAAGATGCTTTTGAGCAGTCATTTTGA